From the Lathyrus oleraceus cultivar Zhongwan6 chromosome 3, CAAS_Psat_ZW6_1.0, whole genome shotgun sequence genome, the window TTCCGCCCTGTATTGTCAATAAGGTAAATGCCGAGAACTGTTCCGACAGCGTTCATGCCAGCAACAACGAGGGACAGAAGAAGAGCCAACTTATTGGCCTCGAAGCCAGCCATTTGAACAATTGTTGGACTGTAGTACATGACCGTGTTTATACCTGTAAACTGCTGAAAAGCCTGCACAACCATAGGATCGAAGTCATTTATATTCAAATAAAAAGCTTAATTCTGAAATGCATTCAACACTTAGTAACGAACAAAGTATGGTGAAACAAGAAAGCTAAGGGCTAGACTCGAATCTCGATTCAAAGCTGAAATGAAAAGACATAAGACAGAATTTTACTGTGATGGCGTTTATTTAATAAGGACAAAATGAAATTAAGCGACAAGTAGTGAAAATATTCATCAAATCTTAACAGACAAGATGCAGTAACGTGAATATAACTATGTCATAATGTGACACTCCCTATTATGCATCAACTTGAAAACCAGTTTATCTATAAATATCTCTAAATGATTTGACCTATAATTTATCTTGGTCTCCACTTTTGGCTGTTAAACTATACTGCATCTATTCAACTCTCTTTACCGATACTTCTCTGAGCCTTTTCCGCACATGTTCAAATCACTAAAAAATGAGATTCTATCATACTAAATGATACATTTACTATTCAATACAATTTCAGCTCCTAAAATTAAATGTTTCCAGCATTGTGGTTTTAATATTAAAGCTATTTTAACACAAGGTTATGTTCACTTTTTAAAGCTTATTACATATACAATCATTTATAATGATGTAATTAAGCCATTCTCCTTGAACATGGAGATTTCAAGTACATGCTTCTGTTTTAGAATGGTTTTAATATTAAAGCTATTTCAAGTACAAGCCTGTGATTTCTCATAAGTGGCACATTGATTCTGCAATGACTCATATTCATGTACATACATGTGTTTAATAAAGTAGAATGTTGACAGCAAAAAGCAACAGAGCTCATTAACTACGATCAAATTATATTCAACAAAAAAAGTTTCGTTGCgaacattttattttattacCATTAGTCCTCCTCCAACAAGGAAAGCCAGTCTGGTTTCTTTTGATCTGAAAACATGCCAGAATTTGATAGTACTCCTTCTTTGGCGCTCTTGTTCGGATTGAGCAGTTAGGAAGTCAATTTCATCCTCTAAGCGAGACAAGTCATAGATCTTAGAAATTACATCGACAGCTTCGTTTTTCCTATTCTGAACACCAAgataataaaattttaaaatgaCATTATATACAAGTTGCTTCTGAAGTACATTAGGATTCAATTATTGAGAAGAGCAAATTTGTACCTTTAAAAATAGCCATCTTGGGGATTCGGGGAGGAAGAGCATGAGAACAAACTGAATAATTGCAGGCACAGCTGAAATACCAAGCATCCATCGCCATGTCCCGGGAACCTGTTCAATTTAAGACACGTTAACTTTCTAACAACATTTTCAATTTCATATTTTTACACTGTATCTGAATGGTTGAAAATACATTTGGTTATTGATTTTTCCTTTTAATTGCAATAGAGAGAAGATGGAAGCTATCTCAAGAGAATGCATTTCTGGATACACCAAACACAATGTTTTGAAAATTTTACAAAATTTCCAAATATATTTGATCTAATGTTCTGTTTTATCGGTACAAAAAGAATCAAGAAACAATAAAAGTAAACGGTCACTAAGAATATGAAATGTGGTGAATGAAACCAAACTAAAAAGCAAGCATGTGGATGGAAAATGCACACATATCCATCTACAGAGAAGAAGAGTGTTGAAGACTAATGCACTAACCTCAGTGAAAGCAAGATTAACAAGATAGGAAATAAACTGTCCACCAGTAATCATGAGAACATTGGTGCTGACTAATGAACCTCTAATTTCAGAAGGTGCTGCCTCTGCAATATAGACAGGAGCAGTAACAGAAGCTATGCCAACACCCAAACCAACGAGAAGACGTCCGACAATGAGAACATAAGGATCAGGTGCGGCGGCCATGAGAATTGCTCCAAGAATGAAGATAACGTCAGCTAAGAGTGTGGCCATCTTTCTTCCATAAGTGTCGTTAATCCAACCACCAAATGCTGCACCAACAATTGCACCAGCAATTGCCATGCTAACAATTGTTTCCTGAGATTGAGAAACACATAATTGAGAATCAGAAAACAGAATGACTTATGATCTATTTTGATTGGCCTATCTACTAGCAATAAACACTTGCCAGACTATTTTCGGTGAAATAAAAGTAATTCTAAATAAAAGTAAGTTGAAGGTAAGGTGATTTATGTTTGAATAAATTTAATGTAAAAGCTAGTGTAACATTAAATTTCAATTTAAAAATCATTCAAACTCAAAAGCTATAAATTCTAACTTGAAATAGAATCAATTCTGGAGACAAAATCAATTCTACTTCTACTTTAGAAGAATCAAAACCTAAAAATCATTACAAAATCAATTCTACACC encodes:
- the LOC127128471 gene encoding inositol transporter 1, which gives rise to MTVPLAMQSTPGSSGYLDMHPDRKMSFFKNPYILGLAAVAGIGGLLFGYDTGVISGALLYIKDDFEEVRNSSFLQETIVSMAIAGAIVGAAFGGWINDTYGRKMATLLADVIFILGAILMAAAPDPYVLIVGRLLVGLGVGIASVTAPVYIAEAAPSEIRGSLVSTNVLMITGGQFISYLVNLAFTEVPGTWRWMLGISAVPAIIQFVLMLFLPESPRWLFLKNRKNEAVDVISKIYDLSRLEDEIDFLTAQSEQERQRRSTIKFWHVFRSKETRLAFLVGGGLMAFQQFTGINTVMYYSPTIVQMAGFEANKLALLLSLVVAGMNAVGTVLGIYLIDNTGRKKLALFSLGGVIASLILLSLAFYKQSSSSNVVYGWLAVIALGLYIGFFSPGMGPVPWTVNSEIYPEEYRGICGGMAATVCWISNLIVSESFLSIADGIGVGPTFLIIAGIAVVAFLFVFLYVPETQGLTFDEVELIWKERAWGKNPITQSLLEHGSQS